Proteins co-encoded in one Hyalangium ruber genomic window:
- a CDS encoding GFA family protein codes for MAETYKGGCHCGKVRYEVKLDLNELISCNCSICAKTASILAFVPAQEFKLLSGEDALTDYQFGKKHVHHLFCSTCGIRSFGSGEMPDGRAMRAINVRCLEGVNVDTLKITPFDGKSL; via the coding sequence ATGGCCGAGACGTACAAAGGTGGTTGTCACTGCGGGAAGGTTCGCTACGAGGTGAAGCTGGACCTGAACGAGCTCATCTCCTGCAACTGTTCGATTTGCGCGAAGACGGCCTCGATCCTGGCCTTCGTGCCCGCGCAGGAGTTCAAGCTCCTGTCGGGCGAAGACGCCCTCACGGACTACCAGTTCGGCAAGAAGCATGTTCACCACCTGTTCTGCTCCACCTGCGGCATCCGCTCGTTCGGCAGCGGTGAGATGCCGGACGGGCGAGCGATGCGCGCCATCAACGTCCGCTGCCTCGAGGGCGTCAACGTCGACACGCTCAAGATCACGCCGTTCGACGGCAAGAGCCTGTGA
- a CDS encoding MAPEG family protein: MSVSLLSVLGFAAWTLLLVAGVVVYRSLSVLSGRRRANDWTRGKPTEDPPLLQRLMHAHANCLENLPLFAAVILVAGLMGKLSVTDPLAGWYLALRIGQSVVHLTGTSHWQVLARFSFFVPQLVILGWMMVRLSGAL, translated from the coding sequence ATGAGCGTGTCCTTGTTGAGCGTGTTGGGGTTCGCGGCGTGGACCCTGCTGCTGGTCGCCGGCGTGGTGGTGTACCGCTCGCTGTCCGTGCTGTCGGGGCGGCGCCGGGCCAACGACTGGACGCGCGGCAAGCCCACGGAGGATCCGCCGCTTCTGCAGCGGCTGATGCACGCGCACGCCAACTGCCTGGAGAACCTGCCCCTGTTCGCGGCGGTCATCCTCGTGGCGGGGCTGATGGGGAAGCTGAGCGTCACGGATCCGCTGGCCGGGTGGTACCTGGCGCTGCGAATTGGCCAGAGCGTGGTGCATTTGACGGGCACCTCGCACTGGCAGGTCCTCGCGCGCTTCTCGTTCTTCGTCCCGCAGTTGGTGATTCTGGGGTGGATGATGGTGCGCCTGTCAGGAGCGCTCTGA